The proteins below are encoded in one region of Micromonospora sp. DSM 45708:
- a CDS encoding TetR/AcrR family transcriptional regulator: protein MSESTGGTRQRIQAVALELFTEQGYEKTSLREIAERLNVTKAALYYHFKSKDEIVTSFVDDRLRRMDELIAWAAEQPATLATRRALIAQYADAMFAGELPKVMRFFEQNQTVLKSLAAGQQMRDRMMRLAGELSRGDDSPAAQLRAALTLFAVHSSWFAVRTPGVTDEERKKIALEVADELLAKIGDEG, encoded by the coding sequence GTGAGCGAGAGCACAGGCGGCACGCGGCAACGGATCCAGGCCGTCGCGCTGGAGCTCTTCACCGAGCAGGGCTACGAGAAGACCTCGCTGCGGGAGATCGCCGAGCGACTCAACGTGACCAAGGCCGCGCTCTACTACCACTTCAAGAGCAAGGACGAGATCGTCACCAGCTTCGTCGACGACCGGCTGCGCCGGATGGACGAGCTGATCGCCTGGGCCGCGGAACAGCCCGCCACGCTGGCGACCCGACGCGCGCTCATCGCCCAGTACGCCGACGCCATGTTCGCCGGCGAGCTGCCGAAGGTGATGCGGTTCTTCGAACAGAACCAGACCGTGCTCAAGAGCCTCGCCGCCGGTCAGCAGATGCGTGACCGGATGATGCGGCTGGCCGGCGAGCTGAGCCGCGGCGACGACTCGCCGGCCGCCCAGCTACGCGCCGCGCTCACCCTGTTCGCGGTGCACAGCAGCTGGTTCGCGGTGCGCACCCCGGGCGTCACCGACGAGGAACGCAAGAAGATCGCCCTTGAGGTGGCCGACGAGCTGCTCGCGAAGATCGGCGACGAGGGCTGA